Proteins encoded by one window of Rutidosis leptorrhynchoides isolate AG116_Rl617_1_P2 chromosome 7, CSIRO_AGI_Rlap_v1, whole genome shotgun sequence:
- the LOC139859878 gene encoding uncharacterized protein, with product MPIKQVLTKPKISGRLALWAVELSTYQISYLPRSAVKGQVMADYLAEMFGELEVINERTALKPVFVETWDLFIDGASCAEGAGAGLVLANPSGEEHTYALRFNFDVSNNEAEYEALLAGLNIARKMNIAKLRAFTDSQLVANQFNGSFEAHDPSM from the coding sequence atGCCAATCAAGCAAGTTTTAACAAAACCAAAGATATCTGGTAGACTTGCACTGTGGGCAGTCGAATTAAGCacttatcaaatatcttaccttccgcgtagtGCTGTAAAAGGTCAGGTTATGGCGGATTACCTCGCTGAAATGTTTGGAGAATTGGAGGTGATTAATGAACGAACAGCGTTGAAACCGGTATTTGTTGAAACGTGGGATTTGTTTATTGATGGTGCTTCGTGcgcagaaggtgcaggtgcgggtttggTTTTGGCAAACCCAAGTGGTGAGGAGCATACGTATGCACTGCGTTTTAATTTTGATGTGTCAAATAATGAAGCGGAGTATGAAGCATTACTTGCTGGtttaaatattgcgcgaaaaatgaaTATTGCTAAGTTGCGAGCATTTACAGATTCGCagttagtagcgaatcagtttaacGGCTCTTTCGAAGCACATGATCCTTCTATGTAG
- the LOC139859876 gene encoding uncharacterized protein, whose amino-acid sequence MQSDDFSEMPIVVSCKIAEAEITVMKVHVDNGSSVDIIYEQCFVQLPEGIKANLKSTAVSLTGFAGESSLPMGILPLEIELTDENDNGLARQVRLDFYVMRALSRYNLLLGRTAITAGQEIADDADNMEIINPAYLEQKIKVGRNISENTRKQKIQLLVQCMDVFAWSENDMTGVSRHIAEHRLNVNPALKPIVQKRRGMAPDRVKWLCEKVAKLCLINTAFDKQIGHNLEAYVDDLVIKSTTQE is encoded by the exons atgcagagTGATGATTTTTCTGAAATGCCAATAGTAGTATCGTGCAAAATCGCAGAAGCTGAAATTACAgtcatgaaagttcatgttgataatggcaGCAGTGTAGATATTATTTATGAACAATGCTTTGTTCAGCTACCGGAGGGTATTAAAGCAAACCTAAAATCAACCGCGGTTTCGCTAACTggttttgcaggagaatcttcattGCCCATGGGCATTTTGCCATTAGAAATCGAGCTCACCGATGAAAATGACAATGGTTTGGCGCGACAGGTGCGgctagatttttatgttatgcgagcctTATCTCGCTATAACTTACTGctgggaagaaccgctataa CTGCAGGACAGGAAAttgctgatgatgctgataatatgGAAATTATTAATCCCGCATATCTTGAGCAGAAAATTAAAGTGGGACGCAATATTAGCGAGAATACTAGGAAGCAAAAAATCCAATTACTTGTCCAGTGCATGGATGTTTTTGCTTGGAGCGAAAACGATATGACTGGTGTTTCGCGTCATATCGCGGAACACAGGCTTAATGTAAATCCAGCCCTAAAACCTatagtgcaaaagcgaaggggtatggccccagacCGCGTGAAATGGTTATGCGAAAAAGTAGCAAAATTG TGTTTGATTAATACCGCGTTTGACAAACAAATAGGGCATAATCTTgaggcttatgtagatgatttagtgaTCAAAAGCACAACACAAGAGTGA